In Variovorax paradoxus, a single genomic region encodes these proteins:
- a CDS encoding Bug family tripartite tricarboxylate transporter substrate binding protein, which produces MSHNFQRRDVLRAAAAGAAVLCGAARAEPGWPAKPVTMVVPFPAGGGTDAFARPLSGQFSRLTNQSLIIDNRGGAGGTLGASVASKASADGYSLFMGAVHHAIAPSVYPKLDYDIEKDFVPLMLLANVPQVVVVNPKRVQATTIKELIALAKRSPGQLNYGSAGAGTSHHLAGELFKLQTGTFITHIPYRGAGPALADLISGNVDLMFDGLGSSAQYIKSGRIKALMVAGTKRNPAFPDVPCAAEVGLPDYTVTTWYGLWAPRRTPADVQPQIIDEMKKVLASDDIKNIWAQNGSEIPTLTGAAYGSFVNSEIKRWATVVKASGAKIE; this is translated from the coding sequence ATGAGCCACAACTTCCAACGCCGCGACGTCCTGCGCGCGGCCGCCGCCGGAGCAGCCGTGCTTTGCGGGGCCGCGCGCGCCGAGCCGGGCTGGCCCGCCAAGCCGGTGACGATGGTCGTGCCGTTCCCGGCGGGCGGCGGCACCGACGCATTCGCGCGGCCGTTGTCGGGCCAGTTCTCGCGGCTGACGAACCAGTCGCTCATCATCGACAACCGCGGCGGCGCCGGCGGCACGCTGGGCGCCAGCGTCGCATCGAAGGCGTCGGCCGACGGCTACTCGCTCTTCATGGGCGCGGTCCATCACGCAATCGCGCCTTCGGTCTACCCGAAGCTCGACTACGACATCGAGAAAGACTTCGTTCCGCTGATGCTGCTGGCCAACGTGCCGCAGGTGGTGGTGGTCAACCCGAAGCGGGTGCAGGCCACGACCATCAAGGAACTCATCGCGCTGGCCAAGCGCAGCCCCGGGCAGCTCAACTACGGCTCGGCGGGCGCGGGCACCTCGCACCACCTGGCGGGCGAACTGTTCAAGCTGCAGACCGGCACCTTCATCACCCACATTCCGTACCGCGGCGCGGGCCCGGCGCTGGCCGACCTGATCTCGGGCAACGTCGACCTCATGTTCGACGGCCTCGGTTCCTCGGCGCAATACATCAAGAGCGGCCGCATCAAGGCGCTGATGGTGGCCGGCACCAAGCGCAACCCCGCGTTCCCCGACGTACCATGCGCGGCCGAAGTCGGCCTGCCCGACTACACCGTCACCACCTGGTACGGCCTGTGGGCGCCCAGGCGCACCCCGGCCGATGTGCAGCCGCAGATCATCGATGAAATGAAGAAAGTGCTCGCAAGCGACGACATCAAGAACATCTGGGCCCAGAACGGCTCGGAGATCCCGACCCTCACCGGCGCCGCCTACGGCAGCTTCGTGAATTCCGAAATCAAGCGATGGGCGACGGTGGTGAAGGCCTCGGGCGCGAAGATCGAATGA